One region of Prinia subflava isolate CZ2003 ecotype Zambia chromosome 6, Cam_Psub_1.2, whole genome shotgun sequence genomic DNA includes:
- the DHRS9 gene encoding dehydrogenase/reductase SDR family member 9, which produces MSTWRYRLSLQMSPQNLSLSDSLHIAILASILSLIIYWVVRDRYRVRNLDGKHVFITGCDTGLGHSLAKWLDKKGFCVIAACATEKGSQELQSCSSLSLKTVNLNLADSNSIARAVVFVTEQTAGKGLFGLVSNAEGTAPVGPTDWLRIEDFHSVLDVSLLGLIEITLKLLPLLKKAEGRVVNLINAKGLMAFVGGGYSLSKWGMEAFSDTLRIEMQHFGVKVSIVEHAFFKAEEVNSDIIEKYLFKLWNRLTPEIRDSYGEKYLVEYIKAQRSSMKRLCDYDISNVIKCMEHALIAKYPRTRYRAGWDAKFFWLFLSYAPSCLSDMLLRITFPAPAESRRPVHGGLINV; this is translated from the exons ATGAGCACCTGGAGGTATAGACTGAGCTTGCAGATGTCTCCCCAGAAC CTCTCACTTTCAGACTCTCTGCACATAGCAATTTTGGCTTCCATACTTTCTCTTATCATTTACTGGGTCGTCAGAGACAGATACAGAGTGAGAAATCTGGATGGAAAGCATGTCTTCATAACAGGCTGTGACACTGGACTTGGACACTCACTGGCTAAATGGCTTGACAAAAAGGGATTTTGTGTCATTGCTGCATGTGCCACCGAAAAAGGAAGCCAAGAGCTGCAGTCCTGCTCTTCACTCTCACTGAAGACAGTGAATCTGAACTTAGCAGACTCCAACAGCATCGCCAGGGCTGTGGTGTTTGTGACTGAACAGACAGCTGGCAAGG GGCTTTTTGGCTTGGTGAGCAATGCTGAAGGAACAGCACCTGTAGGACCCACCGACTGGCTGAGGATTGAAGACTTCCATTCAGTCCTGGATGTCAGCCTGCTGGGATTGATTGAAATCACACTCAAGCTCCTGCCACTTCTGAAAAAAGCTGAGGGAAGAGTTGTCAATCTAATTAACGCCAAAGGCCTCATGGCTTTTGTAGGGGGTGGCTACAGTCTGTCCAAATGGGGCATGGAAGCTTTCTCTGACACCTTACG gaTAGAAATGCAGCACTTTGGAGTGAAAGTAAGCATTGTTGAGcatgctttttttaaagcagaagaaGTTAATTCAGATATCATTGAGAAATACCTCTTCAAACTTTGGAACAGACTGACTCCTGAGATCAGGGACTCCtatggagaaaaatatttagttgAAT aCATAAAAGCCCAAAGATCATCAATGAAAAGACTGTGTGACTATGATATTTCTAATGTCATAAAATGCATGGAACATGCCCTGATAGCAAAGTACCCCAGGACACGGTACAGAGCTGGATGGGATGCAAAGTTCTTCTGGCTGTTTCTCTCCTACGCCCCGAGCTGTTTGTCTGATATGCTGTTGCGTATTAcatttccagctccagcagagagcaggagaccAGTTCATGGAGGTCTAATTAATGTCTAG